A single genomic interval of Chloracidobacterium validum harbors:
- the ruvB gene encoding Holliday junction branch migration DNA helicase RuvB, with amino-acid sequence MQDTDQTRARRLVAGETDSDDHGVESSLRPRFLREYIGQTRATDNLGVFMQAARRRGEPLDHLLLCGPPGLGKTTLAMVVANEMGVDIKSTAGPVIEKSGDLAAILTNLQERDVLFIDEIHRLSPAIEEILYPAMEDFQLDIVIGQGPSARSIKLDLPRFTLIGATTRAGLITAPLRGRFGINLHLDFYTPEHLQEIVRRSARILDTPIDSAGAAEIARRARGTPRIANRLLRRVRDIAEVIYDGRITATVASEALDRLEVDKFGLDEVDRKLLLTIIEKFDGGPVGLGTISAAINEEKDAIEEIYEPYLIQIGFLNRTPRGRIVTSAAYAHLGVEPRRRLETVQSPLFGES; translated from the coding sequence ATGCAGGATACCGATCAGACCAGGGCGCGGCGACTTGTCGCCGGTGAAACGGATAGTGACGACCACGGTGTCGAGTCGTCGCTCCGTCCGCGTTTCCTGCGTGAGTACATTGGTCAGACCCGTGCCACGGACAACCTCGGGGTTTTTATGCAGGCGGCCCGCCGCCGCGGCGAGCCGCTCGATCACCTTTTGCTGTGCGGACCTCCAGGATTGGGCAAAACGACGCTGGCGATGGTCGTCGCCAACGAGATGGGGGTTGACATCAAGTCCACGGCCGGCCCGGTCATCGAGAAGTCCGGCGACTTGGCGGCCATTCTCACCAACCTTCAAGAGCGGGACGTTTTGTTCATTGACGAAATTCATCGTCTATCGCCGGCGATTGAGGAAATTCTCTACCCGGCCATGGAAGACTTTCAGCTCGACATCGTCATTGGACAGGGGCCTTCAGCGCGGTCCATCAAGCTTGACTTGCCGCGCTTTACGCTGATTGGGGCAACGACCCGCGCCGGGCTGATTACGGCCCCGCTGCGGGGACGCTTTGGTATCAATCTGCACCTCGACTTTTACACACCGGAACACTTGCAGGAGATTGTGCGGCGTTCGGCGCGCATTCTCGATACACCCATTGACAGCGCCGGCGCGGCAGAAATTGCCCGGCGGGCGCGTGGGACGCCCCGGATTGCCAACCGCCTGCTGCGGCGGGTGCGCGATATTGCCGAGGTCATTTACGACGGACGGATCACGGCCACAGTCGCCAGTGAGGCGCTCGACCGGCTGGAAGTGGACAAGTTCGGCCTCGATGAAGTGGATCGCAAGCTGTTATTGACGATTATCGAGAAGTTTGATGGTGGCCCGGTCGGACTGGGGACGATTTCAGCCGCAATCAACGAAGAAAAAGACGCCATTGAAGAAATTTACGAGCCTTACTTGATCCAGATAGGGTTTCTCAACCGGACGCCGCGCGGGCGCATCGTCACAAGCGCGGCCTACGCCCACCTTGGGGTTGAGCCACGGCGACGGCTTGAGACCGTCCAATCCCCGCTCTTTGGCGAATCCTAA
- a CDS encoding S41 family peptidase, translating into MKSFTRTPSRFTAGVVSLVCTAWLTGFPVLLSHTGRGHVHAQEVDFGLGPEAAGGDVWKGKAVTTSYVEALTLVEEHYAGPLDHERICDAAATGMLRTLDPHSNFFTREEFNEFRSQQQANYSGIGSLITQHGNKVYIWSPIADTPAYRAGLRYGDEIVAVDGESTEGWDVSKVRSHLRGLRSTAVTVTVNRPGESAPITVRIVRDSVGQPSVSNVFLLTPEIGYLAFRRGFAQASGEEVAAAIRQLRGRGAKAVVLDQRDNPGGLVDAARAIAELFLQRGQKIVSIRGRTPRGMTYENALTANNPSPEDIPLVVLINGGSASAAEILAGALQDHDRALLVGETTFGKGLVQTPYRLPDGYGLTLTSAKYYTPTGRLIQRRYDNVSLYDYQRRRSQTEATGKDGLTKYLTDGKRTVYGGLGITPDVEVKGETYTVAQGQLTSLTFLFGRLLANGQVEGFADYRVPSDVNFNHLLQESDYPVTDKLLAAFKTFAQGRLQELGLSPSILSGNDGFLRQQLRREILTAAYGFDTAQEVIIREEAVVKRAITEVPQARALAENVRRLTASPARSVEGFKN; encoded by the coding sequence ATGAAGTCTTTTACTCGAACCCCATCGCGGTTCACCGCCGGCGTCGTCAGTTTGGTTTGCACTGCCTGGTTGACCGGGTTTCCAGTGTTGTTGAGCCATACGGGACGCGGACACGTCCACGCCCAGGAAGTTGATTTCGGACTCGGCCCTGAAGCCGCCGGGGGCGATGTTTGGAAAGGCAAAGCCGTAACCACCTCTTACGTCGAGGCGCTCACGCTCGTCGAAGAGCACTACGCCGGACCGCTCGACCATGAGCGCATCTGTGATGCAGCGGCAACCGGCATGCTGCGTACCCTTGATCCGCACTCGAACTTCTTCACCCGCGAGGAGTTCAACGAGTTTCGCAGCCAGCAGCAAGCCAACTACTCCGGCATTGGTTCACTTATCACGCAGCATGGCAACAAGGTTTACATTTGGTCGCCGATTGCGGACACGCCCGCCTATCGCGCAGGGCTGCGCTATGGCGATGAGATCGTGGCCGTGGATGGCGAATCAACTGAAGGCTGGGATGTGTCGAAAGTGCGTTCGCACCTACGCGGGCTGCGGAGTACGGCGGTGACGGTCACGGTCAACCGTCCCGGCGAGTCAGCGCCCATCACGGTGCGGATTGTCCGCGACTCGGTTGGGCAGCCGTCGGTGTCGAATGTGTTCCTGCTGACACCGGAAATTGGCTACTTGGCGTTTCGGCGTGGTTTCGCTCAGGCGAGTGGCGAGGAGGTCGCGGCGGCCATCCGTCAGTTGCGCGGGCGGGGCGCCAAGGCCGTAGTGCTTGACCAGCGCGACAATCCCGGTGGACTGGTGGATGCTGCGCGCGCGATTGCCGAACTCTTTCTCCAACGGGGACAGAAGATTGTGAGTATCCGCGGCCGGACGCCACGGGGTATGACGTATGAAAATGCCCTGACGGCCAACAACCCTAGCCCGGAGGATATTCCGCTGGTGGTGCTCATCAACGGCGGCAGCGCCAGCGCTGCGGAGATTCTCGCCGGCGCGCTCCAGGATCATGACCGCGCCCTGCTGGTTGGAGAAACGACCTTTGGCAAGGGTTTGGTACAGACGCCTTACCGACTGCCGGACGGCTATGGGCTGACCCTGACTTCGGCAAAGTACTACACACCGACCGGACGACTCATTCAGCGTCGCTATGACAATGTTTCGCTCTATGACTATCAGCGTCGCCGCTCGCAGACCGAAGCAACCGGCAAAGATGGGCTGACAAAATACCTTACCGACGGTAAGCGAACGGTTTATGGAGGCTTGGGGATTACACCGGATGTCGAGGTCAAGGGCGAGACCTACACTGTGGCGCAGGGGCAGCTCACGAGCCTGACGTTCTTGTTTGGGCGCTTGCTAGCCAATGGGCAAGTCGAAGGCTTTGCTGACTACCGTGTGCCAAGCGATGTGAATTTCAACCATTTGCTTCAGGAAAGCGACTATCCGGTGACGGACAAGTTGCTTGCCGCGTTCAAGACGTTTGCGCAGGGACGCTTGCAAGAGCTTGGCCTGTCACCGAGCATTTTATCTGGCAATGATGGGTTTTTGCGGCAGCAACTTCGGCGTGAGATCTTAACGGCGGCCTACGGCTTTGATACTGCGCAGGAAGTCATCATTCGAGAAGAAGCCGTCGTCAAGCGCGCCATCACTGAAGTTCCACAGGCACGCGCCCTGGCGGAAAATGTGCGCCGGCTGACGGCATCCCCGGCGCGTTCGGTGGAGGGCTTCAAAAACTAG
- the miaB gene encoding tRNA (N6-isopentenyl adenosine(37)-C2)-methylthiotransferase MiaB has translation MQACVITLGCQMNEYDTHAIQSQLASIGYSFVDDIHDADLVLVNTCAVRGKPVEKARSILGALRKEKKRRTVTIGLMGCLAQLPEGQAMGAKFGVDIMLGPGALTDLIPALRQGKFQNFAFKDELRDYAPPPPNGALSAHVAITRGCNHKCTYCIVPTTRGPEVSRPAADILREVEALRDAGVVEVSLLGQNVNSYGLEPGLGPHRKPLPGFPSFAELLRMVGQVGLPRVRFITSHPINFTDDIIAAIAETPAVCQYIHLPVQAGANRTLRRMAREYTREYYLDRVAAIRSQLPDATLSTDIICGFPGETEEDFEETLTLYDAVQFDMAFMFIYSEREGTPAAAHFDDIPHPVKVARLMRLIERQKHWSWLNYRRWVGRMVEVLVKGPAHEGDLMQGHTRGNHTVVLPRAVAPKPGLYAVRIAHATPHMLYAEGVAIPEGRPAATAA, from the coding sequence ATGCAGGCCTGTGTTATCACGCTTGGTTGTCAAATGAATGAATACGACACCCACGCTATCCAGTCTCAGTTGGCCAGCATCGGCTACTCGTTCGTGGATGATATTCACGATGCCGATTTGGTCTTGGTCAACACCTGTGCCGTGCGCGGAAAGCCCGTTGAGAAAGCACGCTCCATTCTGGGCGCGTTGCGCAAGGAGAAAAAGCGACGGACTGTGACGATTGGGCTGATGGGATGCCTTGCCCAGTTGCCCGAAGGTCAGGCCATGGGCGCTAAGTTTGGGGTGGACATCATGCTTGGACCCGGCGCACTGACCGATCTCATTCCAGCCCTCCGCCAGGGCAAGTTTCAAAACTTTGCCTTCAAGGATGAACTGCGCGATTACGCGCCACCGCCGCCAAACGGTGCGCTCTCAGCGCATGTAGCCATTACGCGCGGCTGTAACCACAAGTGCACGTACTGCATCGTTCCGACGACCCGCGGCCCAGAAGTCTCGCGTCCGGCGGCCGATATTTTACGTGAAGTCGAAGCCCTCCGTGACGCCGGGGTGGTCGAGGTGAGCTTGCTCGGCCAGAACGTCAACAGCTACGGCCTGGAACCAGGCCTTGGACCGCATCGGAAGCCACTACCGGGCTTCCCTTCCTTTGCCGAACTTCTACGCATGGTGGGGCAAGTTGGCCTGCCACGGGTTCGTTTCATCACCAGCCACCCGATCAACTTCACCGACGATATTATCGCGGCGATTGCCGAAACGCCGGCCGTATGCCAGTACATTCACCTGCCGGTACAGGCCGGAGCGAATCGGACGCTGCGTCGCATGGCGCGTGAATACACCCGCGAATACTACCTTGACCGGGTCGCCGCCATCCGGTCTCAACTACCCGACGCGACGCTCTCCACCGACATCATCTGCGGCTTTCCGGGTGAAACCGAAGAAGACTTTGAAGAAACACTGACACTCTATGACGCCGTGCAGTTCGACATGGCGTTTATGTTCATTTACTCCGAACGGGAAGGCACGCCGGCGGCGGCGCACTTTGATGACATCCCCCATCCGGTGAAGGTGGCGCGCCTGATGCGCCTCATCGAACGCCAAAAACACTGGAGCTGGCTCAACTATCGGCGATGGGTTGGACGGATGGTTGAAGTGCTCGTCAAAGGCCCGGCGCATGAAGGCGACTTGATGCAGGGCCACACGCGGGGCAACCACACGGTCGTCCTGCCGCGCGCCGTTGCGCCTAAGCCGGGGCTTTACGCCGTGCGCATTGCCCATGCGACGCCGCATATGCTCTATGCCGAAGGCGTAGCCATCCCGGAAGGGCGGCCGGCGGCCACAGCCGCCTGA